GTCGGGGTATGCCTGGACATGGACCAACACCCTTACCTATCACAAGGTTTTCCTTGGTAATCACGACATCAAGGTAATGGCTGGTACAGAGGCATATAAATCGATCTACGAAAACCTGGGAGGTACCACAAGAGATTATTTCACATTTGATCCCAATTACACCACCCTTTCTACCGGCGCAGGTACTCAAACCAATTACAGCGGCAGAAGTATGGAATCCCTCAGTTCGCAGTTTGGGAGGTTTGACTATAGTTTTAAAGACAAATACCTGCTGAGTGGTACACTGCGAAGGGATGGCTCTTCAAAATTTGTTACTTATCAGTATGGCTGGTTTCCTTCGGTCAGCGCAGGATGGAGAATTTCGGAAGAAAGATTCATGAGAGGAATAAAATGGCTCAGCGACCTGAAACTCAGAGGAAGCTGGGGCGTAATGGGTAACCAGCTGAATGTGAGTGCTAACAACGGGTACTATACCTTTATTATGGATAAAAGTGCTTCCTACTACGACATAGGACGGACAAACAATTCAAATGTTCCTGGATTTCAGGTGGGACAAATCGGTAATCCTGAGGCAAAATGGGAACGAAATATCAATGCCAACGTAGGGATTGACGCCACCTTGCTCAACGGTGCCCTGGACATAGCGGTGGATTACTTCAGGAAGGATATCAAGGATCTGCTATATAACCCGGCTGTTCCCGGAACGCAGGGAGAAGGTACGGTACCCTTCGTAAATATTGCAGGAACCACCAACCGGGGTGTTGACTTATCCGTAATGGGGCATAAGACCATTGGCAACAGCCTGAAACTGAATGTGGGCCTCACGTTTACCTCGTACAAGAACAAGGTAACCAAAGTGACTGACAACACCAACTATTTTTTCTCTTCCAAAACACACAATGGCACCAACTTTATCAGGAATGAAGTGGGGCATCCCATCGGTGCATTTTATGGATACCAGATCATTGGTTTCTGGAACAGTACGGAAGAACTGGATGCGGCCAATGAAGAGGCAAGAAAAGCCACGGGCAGCCCGGCCACAATTTATCAGACAGAGCAGGCTCTGGGCCGGTTCCGTTTCCAGGACTCAAATAAGGACGGTCGCATTACCGCAGACGACCGGGTGTTCCTGGGCAACCCAAATCCGGATTTTAACTATGGTATCAACCTGGGACTGGAATACAAAAACTTTGACCTGAGCATGTTTTTCTATGGTGTACAGGGCAATGAGCTGTGGAATCAGAACCTGTACTGGACTGATTTTAACGCTTCCTATGTGCAGGCAAAAAGTAAAACGGCCTTGTACAACTCCTGGACACCGGAGAGGAAAAATGCCAAAGTCAGTATCCAGGAAAACAGACAAACTGCGAGTACCAACGGCTCTCCTACATCCTATTATATTGAAGATGGATCTTATCTGCGGCTGAAAAATATACAGCTGGGATACAACGTACCTGCAAATTTGCTGAAGGGAATAAAAGTTACGGGGCTTCGGATTTACGTGCAATCGGCCAATTTGTTTACGCTCACCAAGTTTTCAGGCCTGGATCCTGAAATAGGAGGTTCGGCCACCAGTTTTGGAGCTTCCGAAGCATCCTATCCCAACGACAAGCAGTTTTTATTTGGTGCCAAACTAAGTTTCTAAGATTTTAAAAGATATGGATATGAAAAGTTTTAGACAAATTCTCATGATCGCGCTGACGGCCGTATTACCGCTTCAGTCATGTAAAGAAAGCTTTCTGGATTACACGCCGCAAGGCGCACTGAGTGAAGAGGTGTTGGCCAATAAAGATGGTCTTAATTCATTGCTGATTGGCGCGTATGCTGCACTGGACGGGCAGGGGAATTATGGCCTCAATATTACCGGAGGCACGGCTTGGGCGGTGGGCCCGGATAATTCGATTTACGGAAGCGGATATGGCGGAGAATCCCACGCCAATGCGCTCAGCGGGAACGTAGAGCCTATTACGGCTTTCATTAATGAAAGATGGAAGGCAAGCTATGCCGGTGTGGCCAGATGTAACGCGGTATTGCGTGTGGCAGAAAAGGTGACGAACATGACAGCCGAAGAGAAGAAGAATATCATTGGCCAGACCCGTTTCCTGCGGGGCCATTATTATTTTGAGCTGAAAAGAATGTTTAATATGGTGCCCTGGATTGACGAAACCACCGTCGACTTCAAGCAGCCGAACGACAAGGATATATGGCCTAAAATTGAGGAAGATTTTAAATATGCTGTTGAAAATGTGGCAGAAACCCAGCCCGACGCAGGCAGGATTAATAAAACGGCAGCCATTGCCTATCTTGCCAAGACCTACCTTTATCAGAAAAAATATCCGGAGGCAAAGACAAATTTTGACCTGGTTATTAAAAACGGCGTTACTTCCAAGGGAATAAAGCTCAATCTGAACCCTCAGTTTGAAGATAACCAGCGTCCCGAGAAAGAACTCACCAGCCCGGAAGCTTTATTTGCCGTGGATATGTCGGCCAATGTGGGGATAGGTACCATTGCAACGGCTAATCAGGGAAGTATGCTCAACTTCCCGATCAACAGCCCCTTTGGCTGCTGCGGAAATTTCCTTCCATCAATTGACCTTGTCAATTCCTTTCGTACAAATCCTGCAACCGGATTACCTTATCTGGATGACTATAACAAGCATGAAATAAAGCATGATATTGGGATTTTATCCACGCAGCCCTTCACCAAAGACGAAGGTACGATTGACCCCCGGCTGGACTGGACCGCAGGCCGCAGAGGTATTCCGTTTAAAGACTGGGGCCTGATGCCTGGAAATACCTGGATCCGTAATTCAGTGGCTACAGGGCCTTATGTAAATTTGAAAAACATCTACTGGAACGCTACCAAAAATCTGTATTACGACGGAACGGCCTGGGCACCGGGTTCGGCCATTAATTACAATGTGATCAGTTTTGCGGATGTACTGCTCATGGCGGCCGAGGCTGAGGCGCAAACGGGAAATCTGGATGTGGCACAGACGTATGTTAACCGCGTGAGAGCCAGAGCTGCTAACCCTCAGGGGTTTGTATATAAGTATAAGGACGATGCAACACCACTGGCCGGTTTTTCCACCACCCCTGCTGCCAATTATCTGATTTCACTTTATCCGGAAGGCAGCTTCCAGGCTGGCGGCAAGGAATTTTCTCTTAAAGCGATCTATTTTGAACGTAAACTGGAGTTAGCCATGCAGGGCCACCGCTTTTTTGACCTTGTGCGCTGGGGTCTGGCCGACAGCTTCCTGAATGCTTATTATACCTATGAAATCACCAAGGTGACGGAGGTGACAGGTTTGAAATTCACTCCTAATAAAAATGAGTATTACCCTATTCCTCAAACCCAGATTGATATCAGTACAGTGGATGGCAGGCCTACACTGAAACAAAATCCCGGATATCAATAATTTACCACAATGAAACAAAGCTGCCTGAGTAATAACTACAGGCGGCTTTGCCATTTGGTAACGCGGAAATTGCAGGTTATTTTACTGCCGGGCTTACAAATCCGAGGGTCCTCAGACCTCTCTGAATATCCGGGTCCTGCATGAAAAGTTTCCACAGCAACCCCGTCCTATAATTCTCAATCATCACAATAATAGGCCCCTGGTCTATGGCCAGGTGCGATTTGGCGTACCAGTTCTGAGATTCGTTGAAGGCGTCGGTGAAGCCGTATTCGCTCCATATCTTGTCGCCCAGATCATCGTAAAAATGCCGGAGTGCCTTCATGGACTTGTCTGGCGCATAGGGGAATGAAGAGAGAGCTGCGGTTGGTGATATGGTACCCAGGTCATTCTCCGGCGAATGCGCATTATATCCGTTGTAGGTATCACTGGCTGTGAGCCCCCAGGAGTTTTCGCCATATCCCTTAAAATGATGCGGATTAAGTACACAATGCTGGTAGTTGATCAGGGTATGGTTCACATTTTGCTGCCAGTAGTCGGCATACTGGTCTTTCAGATTTCGGGGATCCAGTCCAAGAAAGGAATAATGTGCAAAGAAAAGGGGGCCGCCATAAGGAAACCCGAGTTGCAGCGGTATACCATAATACTGGTTCCCATTCCTAAAGTGATCACTTTGTGGCCAGCACTTCTGATAAACCAATGCGCTGATGGGATACCGGGGAGAGGAGGCCGCAAGGATATAGGTGATCAGGGTTTCATTATAGCCCCGTAATTCAAAGTTCATAGCCCATCCATTGTTGGGGCTCCAGTGCCAGTACAGCTGGTTAGGATTTCCACGGGTATACCAGTCCCATTCAATTTCATTGTAAAGCCAGGATATACGGTTTCGGAGATCATTTTCAATCGGGTTATCCTTATTGAAATATTGCCGTGCGCATAAAAGTCCCTGAAACAGGAAGGCAGTTTCAACCAGATCTCCGCCGTCGTCTTTTCGGCTGAAGGGAATGGTTTTGCCCGTAGCACCATTGAGCCAGTGCGGAAAGGCACCGTGGAAGTTATCTGCTTTTGATAAAAACTTCACCATTTTCAGGAGCCTTTTAGATACAGAATCCCGCGGATACCACTTCCTTTCCGATGCTACAATCATGGCCATGACCCCAAAGCCCGTTCCTCCGGTTGTTACTACTTCGCTGCCATAGTCGTAGGCCTCATTGCTTCTTTCCCTTGACAAACCGCTGATCGGATGGCCAAAATCCCAGAAGTACCGGAAGGTTTGTCGCTGGACGAGCTCCAGCAGTGCGGTGTCTGATAAATTTTTAGGACGTGCGGCCGGATTGAAAACGGCCGGATCTGGTGCACGGTTTTTTTTCTTTTGCGCCTGAACCGCATATGAAAGCAGCATAAGGCAAACCAGAGGTAATATCTCTTTAAAACTTTTCATGGGTATCATCAAGGGAAATATGTTGTCATTTATTTCCGGTTATTTTTTTACCGGACTTTTTGTTGAATTATACGAATGGTTTTTACAGATCAGCAGTACTGAAACCAAGTGTCTGCAACCCCGTTTTGACTTCCGGATTGCTCATGAACAAATTCCAGACGAGTACGCTCCGGTGGTTTTCAATCATTATAATAACGGGCCCCTGATCAATGGCCAGATAGGAGCCGGCAAACCAGAGCTGATCCAGAGAAAACGCATCCCGGAACCCATAATCGCTCCAAATTTTGTCACCCAGTTTGTAATAAAAGAACTTGAGCGCCTTCATGGACTCATCAGGTGTGTATGGAAATGAGGAAAGGGCAGCCGTGGGTGAAATCACTCCTTTGTCGTTGGTGGGCGAACTGGCACCGTAACCACCCGGAATGTCGCTGGCGGTGAGTCCCCAATTCTGGTCGCTGTAACCATAATAGGATTTTGGATTGGCCCTGCAATAGTTATAATTGACCAAAGTGTGATTTTTGTTTTGGGTAAAATAATGGGTATACCTATCGGTAAGGTTCGTTGGATTTAATCCAAGAAAAGAATAGTGGGCGAAAAACAAAGGACCGCCATAATCCTCCCCCAGGGGTAACTTTATTCCATAAAACTCCTTGCCGTTGACAAAACCTCCGTTGGCTGTCCAGCCTTGCTCATAAACTATTCTTGTAATGGGATGCGTAGGAGAAGAAGCCGCCAGGACATACGTGATCAGGCATTCGTTCCAGCCCTTTATCTGGTGGTTCATCTCCCAGTTATAGTCGGGGCTCCAGTGCCAGTATAGTACATTTTCGTTGTTTTTCCGGAACCAGTCCCATTCCACTGCGGTCCATATTGTATTAATGTCTTTTCTCAATGCAGTTTCGGCAGCGGAGGTTGCATCAAAATATTGACGTGCAGTAAGTAATCCCTGAACAAGATAGGAAGTTTCTACCAGGTCAGCTCCATTGTCTTTTGTGCTGAAGGGAACTGTTTTTCCCGTTGCCCCATTCAACCAGTGAGGGAAAGCACCATGGAACGTATCCGTTTTGTCTTTCAGAAAACCTACGATCTTCTGCATTCTTTCAAGGCCTTGTTCTCTTGTGATGAATTTCCTCTCAATCGCTACCGGTATGGTCATGATCCAAAATCCGCTACCTCCTGAGGTAACAATATCCCCTGAGGTGTTTCTTTCACGGGCGAGGCCGCTTACCGGATGTGCAAAATCCCAGAAGTATCGGAAGGTTTGTTTTTGAATCAGGTCCAATAAGGCATCATCTGAAATGCGGGGGAATTTATCAGCAGAATCAAGGGTGGTGGTCAGTTTCACCGACACTTCACTCAGTAGTGCGCCGTTGGTTTTTGACTTTAATGCTTTTGAAACCAGAATCTGATAGGAGGTAAGGTACCTTAAATTACTTGCCGGGCTCAAAATGATGGTACTGTCTCCATTTTCAAGTAAGGTGGTATATGGTACCACTTCTCCCGATTCTGACTGGAAAAGGATTGCGTTTGCAAACGAGGAAGTATTCAGCGGCCCTGAAAAATTGAACCGGAGATACGGTTTTATCTGAACGCCGCGATAGTTAAATCCACCAGAGGCTCCATCAACTTTCAGGCTGTTAAATTCAAACGAAGCTGAGACAACCCTTGCGGGTGGTTCGGGATCTCCCTCCTGTCTGCAGGAAACTCCGAACCATACCATGAAGCAGAAAAAGTATCTGAAGGACATTATTTTCCTCTTGATTCCAGTTTCACCAATGCATCTATTTCCGCGTCCTTTAACGCAACATTGTAAATCCTTACCTCATCAAGATAACCTGTTAGGTAACTGGCCCAGGACTGCGGTTCTGATTCGGTGGTCAGGCTGGGTTTTGTCTGAAACTGATTGGCGCCGAACACCAGCGGGCCGGGGTTTTTCCATTTAAGATTGCCGAATTTGGCAACAGTAGTGGTATTCACCTTAGACCCGTTAATATAAATACTGAAGGTGGACGAGGTACCATCATACGATAAAGCGATGTGGTTCCACGAGTTGTAGAGGTTCACGATCCCATCTTTGGAAACCCAGGTATCAAGGCTGTCGTTTTGGATGTGGGCTTTGAAAATTCCGTCTGTTGTTGTACCTCCGTTTTCAAAAAAGGTCTCAAGGTTACCCCAGAAGCCATCCTTCCTTGAAAGCGTAACCAGGCCTATGATCCCACCTGCAGCAGTTGTGGACTGGCTGTTCACCCAATATCCCAGGGTAAAGCTCCGGAGGCCCAGTATGGCGGTAGTAGGATTGAAAAGGACATATCCGTTTTTAGTACCTTTCATTGCCTGGCCTTTCAGGCCGTTACCGAAGGATGTTCCGGTGTTTACACCAGCGGTTTTGGAAATTGCATCGACATAATCTCCGTCAAACGGCCAATAGGCAATCAGATTAGAACCCGCTATTTCGCTTGCACTTGTAAAACCCCCAATGGAAACACTGGGTGCATAACTTTCGGGGTCAAACTTCTGGTAGCAAGCCGTCAGCGTTGTGGCAAGCAGAACAACGGAAGCTAATATCAGTTTGGAATTTATAGTTTTCATGAATAAATGCTTAGTAAGTGATGATGAATTAATAACCGGGATTTTGTACCAATACACCGGCGCTCAGATCAATTTCTGTCTGAGGTACCGGCCATACTTCATTCTTATTGGCTTTCCATCCCTTTGGCCCAAAGACCTCGGTACCTCTTCCCTGACGAATCACGTCAAAATAGCGGTCAAATTCCATAGCCAGTTCATAATGGCGCTCGTTCCAGATCGCGGTGCGCAGCGCGGCTTTATCGGTAGTTGTTACTTTTGGAAGTATGGTTTTGCTTGCCCCCCTTGCGCGGGCCCGTACCATTTCCAGGGATGACAAAGCCAGTGTGCTGTTTCCAAGTTCATTCGCCGCCTCAGCGTTCATGAGCAGTACATCTGCATACCTGATAACCCGTATATTCTGTTGCGCTCCCTCATTAAAACCTGATACGAAAAGGCTGAATGGGACGTAGGA
This portion of the Dyadobacter sp. CECT 9275 genome encodes:
- a CDS encoding SusC/RagA family TonB-linked outer membrane protein, encoding MKVKNYLSVKHCFGFLLAAVISLGASAETWAGRARAVGRELARVPTEIRGKVTSDQNEPLVGVNVIVKGTSIGTSTDTEGNYKINVADGQGVLTFSFIGYLSQEVSIGNQTEINVRLLADTKILNEVVVTAYSSQKKKDITGSVAVVNVAAITKQPTGLLSNLLQGQAAGVTVISSGQPGSEPQIRIRGINTFGNNTPLYVIDGVPTQNSTNLNPNDIASIQVLKDAGAASIYGSRASNGVIIVTTKRGTGKVSVQYDTYYGVQTPLKGNVWDLLSPMEEAELRWIGYKNTGITNINDPMYGNGASPVLPDYLYPVGKMEGDPAVDPSKYYVNPNFHTEDDYNKFYRITKANKTGTDWFHEIFKPAVNQSHNLSVSGGTDKGSYLVSLNYLNQQGTLMNTYLKRYTLRTNTMFNVSDHIRIGENLTYSVSSNPTVNDLANANPISRTASLAPIIPVYDIMGNYAGIYGTGYNGNNIVGEQQRKANDRNLGNRLFGNMFAEIDVFKDFTFRTNFGGEMYSGTARSFVYPTYENNENVKINSFSQSSSSGYAWTWTNTLTYHKVFLGNHDIKVMAGTEAYKSIYENLGGTTRDYFTFDPNYTTLSTGAGTQTNYSGRSMESLSSQFGRFDYSFKDKYLLSGTLRRDGSSKFVTYQYGWFPSVSAGWRISEERFMRGIKWLSDLKLRGSWGVMGNQLNVSANNGYYTFIMDKSASYYDIGRTNNSNVPGFQVGQIGNPEAKWERNINANVGIDATLLNGALDIAVDYFRKDIKDLLYNPAVPGTQGEGTVPFVNIAGTTNRGVDLSVMGHKTIGNSLKLNVGLTFTSYKNKVTKVTDNTNYFFSSKTHNGTNFIRNEVGHPIGAFYGYQIIGFWNSTEELDAANEEARKATGSPATIYQTEQALGRFRFQDSNKDGRITADDRVFLGNPNPDFNYGINLGLEYKNFDLSMFFYGVQGNELWNQNLYWTDFNASYVQAKSKTALYNSWTPERKNAKVSIQENRQTASTNGSPTSYYIEDGSYLRLKNIQLGYNVPANLLKGIKVTGLRIYVQSANLFTLTKFSGLDPEIGGSATSFGASEASYPNDKQFLFGAKLSF
- a CDS encoding RagB/SusD family nutrient uptake outer membrane protein, producing MKSFRQILMIALTAVLPLQSCKESFLDYTPQGALSEEVLANKDGLNSLLIGAYAALDGQGNYGLNITGGTAWAVGPDNSIYGSGYGGESHANALSGNVEPITAFINERWKASYAGVARCNAVLRVAEKVTNMTAEEKKNIIGQTRFLRGHYYFELKRMFNMVPWIDETTVDFKQPNDKDIWPKIEEDFKYAVENVAETQPDAGRINKTAAIAYLAKTYLYQKKYPEAKTNFDLVIKNGVTSKGIKLNLNPQFEDNQRPEKELTSPEALFAVDMSANVGIGTIATANQGSMLNFPINSPFGCCGNFLPSIDLVNSFRTNPATGLPYLDDYNKHEIKHDIGILSTQPFTKDEGTIDPRLDWTAGRRGIPFKDWGLMPGNTWIRNSVATGPYVNLKNIYWNATKNLYYDGTAWAPGSAINYNVISFADVLLMAAEAEAQTGNLDVAQTYVNRVRARAANPQGFVYKYKDDATPLAGFSTTPAANYLISLYPEGSFQAGGKEFSLKAIYFERKLELAMQGHRFFDLVRWGLADSFLNAYYTYEITKVTEVTGLKFTPNKNEYYPIPQTQIDISTVDGRPTLKQNPGYQ
- a CDS encoding glucoamylase family protein is translated as MKSFKEILPLVCLMLLSYAVQAQKKKNRAPDPAVFNPAARPKNLSDTALLELVQRQTFRYFWDFGHPISGLSRERSNEAYDYGSEVVTTGGTGFGVMAMIVASERKWYPRDSVSKRLLKMVKFLSKADNFHGAFPHWLNGATGKTIPFSRKDDGGDLVETAFLFQGLLCARQYFNKDNPIENDLRNRISWLYNEIEWDWYTRGNPNQLYWHWSPNNGWAMNFELRGYNETLITYILAASSPRYPISALVYQKCWPQSDHFRNGNQYYGIPLQLGFPYGGPLFFAHYSFLGLDPRNLKDQYADYWQQNVNHTLINYQHCVLNPHHFKGYGENSWGLTASDTYNGYNAHSPENDLGTISPTAALSSFPYAPDKSMKALRHFYDDLGDKIWSEYGFTDAFNESQNWYAKSHLAIDQGPIIVMIENYRTGLLWKLFMQDPDIQRGLRTLGFVSPAVK
- a CDS encoding glucoamylase family protein translates to MVWFGVSCRQEGDPEPPARVVSASFEFNSLKVDGASGGFNYRGVQIKPYLRFNFSGPLNTSSFANAILFQSESGEVVPYTTLLENGDSTIILSPASNLRYLTSYQILVSKALKSKTNGALLSEVSVKLTTTLDSADKFPRISDDALLDLIQKQTFRYFWDFAHPVSGLARERNTSGDIVTSGGSGFWIMTIPVAIERKFITREQGLERMQKIVGFLKDKTDTFHGAFPHWLNGATGKTVPFSTKDNGADLVETSYLVQGLLTARQYFDATSAAETALRKDINTIWTAVEWDWFRKNNENVLYWHWSPDYNWEMNHQIKGWNECLITYVLAASSPTHPITRIVYEQGWTANGGFVNGKEFYGIKLPLGEDYGGPLFFAHYSFLGLNPTNLTDRYTHYFTQNKNHTLVNYNYCRANPKSYYGYSDQNWGLTASDIPGGYGASSPTNDKGVISPTAALSSFPYTPDESMKALKFFYYKLGDKIWSDYGFRDAFSLDQLWFAGSYLAIDQGPVIIMIENHRSVLVWNLFMSNPEVKTGLQTLGFSTADL
- a CDS encoding LamG domain-containing protein, coding for MKTINSKLILASVVLLATTLTACYQKFDPESYAPSVSIGGFTSASEIAGSNLIAYWPFDGDYVDAISKTAGVNTGTSFGNGLKGQAMKGTKNGYVLFNPTTAILGLRSFTLGYWVNSQSTTAAGGIIGLVTLSRKDGFWGNLETFFENGGTTTDGIFKAHIQNDSLDTWVSKDGIVNLYNSWNHIALSYDGTSSTFSIYINGSKVNTTTVAKFGNLKWKNPGPLVFGANQFQTKPSLTTESEPQSWASYLTGYLDEVRIYNVALKDAEIDALVKLESRGK